In Pseudomonas nunensis, a single window of DNA contains:
- a CDS encoding DUF721 domain-containing protein, whose product MAFRPLTARAPAVLLREAKPLKAIFGQAQRLGHLQRLVESQLQPAAREHCHVASWREGSLLLIVTDGHWATRLRYQQKRLQRQLQLFDEFASLTRILFKVQPPTVQQGAAGHTISLSSDAGATIQATADGISDPNLRAALERLAAHAKPKD is encoded by the coding sequence ATGGCATTTCGCCCTCTCACGGCCAGAGCACCCGCCGTTCTGCTTCGCGAAGCCAAACCGCTGAAAGCCATTTTCGGCCAAGCTCAACGCCTGGGTCATTTACAACGCCTGGTGGAAAGCCAATTGCAGCCTGCCGCGCGTGAGCACTGTCATGTGGCTTCGTGGCGCGAAGGCAGTTTGTTGCTGATTGTCACCGATGGGCATTGGGCGACACGCCTGCGTTACCAGCAGAAGCGCTTGCAACGGCAATTGCAGTTGTTCGATGAGTTTGCCAGCCTGACCCGGATTCTGTTCAAGGTGCAACCACCGACCGTCCAGCAAGGCGCAGCGGGGCATACCATCAGTTTGTCCAGCGATGCGGGTGCGACCATTCAGGCGACGGCTGACGGGATCAGTGATCCGAATTTGCGCGCGGCGCTGGAGCGTCTTGCGGCGCACGCCAAACCCAAGGACTGA
- the secA gene encoding preprotein translocase subunit SecA, translating into MFAPLLKKLFGSKNEREVKRMLKTVQLVNAFEEQMVALSDDQLRAKTDEFKARIAKGETLDKLLPEAFAVAREAGKRVMGMRHFDVQLIGGMTLHEGMIAEMRTGEGKTLVATLGVYLNALSGKGVHVVTVNDYLARRDANWMRPLYEFLGMTVGVVTPFQPPEEKRLAYAADITYGTNNEFGFDYLRDNMAFSMEEKFQRELNFAVIDEVDSILIDEARTPLIISGQAEDSSKMYVEINKLIPQLELHVEEVEGEVTKAGHYTVDEKTRQVELNEAGHQYVEEMLTRIGLLAEGESLYSAHNLGLLTHVYAGLRAHKLFHRNIEYIVQDGQVVLVDEHTGRTMPGRRLSEGLHQAIEAKENLNIQAESQTLASTTFQNYFRLYNKLSGMTGTADTEAFEFHQIYGLSVMVIPPNKPLARKDYNDLVFLTADEKYAAIVADIKECMTQGRPVLVGTATIETSEHMSSLLVKEGIEHKVLNAKFHEKEAEIIAQAGRPGALTIATNMAGRGTDILLGGNWEVEVASLEDPTPEQIAQIKADWQKRHQQVLESGGLQVIASERHESRRIDNQLRGRAGRQGDAGSSRFYLSLEDSLMRIFASDRVKNFMKALGMQSGEAIEHRMVTNAIEKAQRKVEGRNFDIRKQLLEFDDVNNEQRKVIYHMRNTLLAADNIGETIADFRQDVLNATVSAHIPPQSLPEQWDVAGLEAALQSDFGVALPIQKWLDEDDHLYEETLREKLMTELLAAYNEKEEQASAEALRTFEKQIVLRVLDDLWKDHLSTMDHLRHGIHLRGYAQKNPKQEYKRESYTLFSELLDSIKRDSIRVLSHVQVRREDPVEEEQRLRQEAEALAARMQFQHDEAPGLEQPELLGEEVDVALATAPVRNDQKLGRNELCYCGSGKKFKHCHGQIQ; encoded by the coding sequence ATGTTTGCGCCTTTGTTAAAGAAACTTTTTGGAAGCAAGAACGAGCGTGAAGTCAAACGCATGCTCAAGACGGTGCAACTCGTCAATGCCTTCGAAGAGCAAATGGTGGCCCTTTCGGACGATCAATTGCGTGCCAAGACTGATGAGTTCAAGGCCCGCATCGCCAAAGGGGAAACCCTCGACAAGCTGTTGCCAGAAGCTTTTGCGGTCGCCCGCGAAGCCGGCAAGCGCGTCATGGGTATGCGTCACTTCGATGTCCAGCTGATCGGCGGCATGACCTTGCATGAAGGCATGATCGCGGAAATGCGTACCGGTGAAGGCAAGACCCTGGTGGCAACACTGGGCGTTTACCTGAACGCGCTGTCCGGCAAAGGCGTGCACGTTGTTACCGTGAACGACTACCTGGCCCGTCGTGACGCCAACTGGATGCGTCCGCTCTACGAATTCCTCGGCATGACGGTCGGCGTGGTTACCCCATTCCAGCCGCCGGAAGAAAAACGCCTGGCTTACGCCGCCGATATCACCTACGGCACCAACAACGAATTCGGTTTCGACTACCTGCGCGACAACATGGCGTTCAGCATGGAAGAAAAATTCCAGCGCGAACTCAATTTTGCCGTGATCGACGAAGTCGACTCCATCCTCATCGACGAAGCCCGTACCCCGCTGATCATTTCCGGTCAGGCTGAAGACAGCTCCAAGATGTATGTCGAGATCAACAAACTGATCCCGCAGCTGGAACTGCACGTCGAAGAAGTCGAAGGCGAAGTCACCAAGGCTGGTCACTACACCGTCGACGAGAAGACCCGCCAGGTCGAACTCAACGAAGCCGGTCACCAGTACGTTGAAGAAATGCTGACCCGTATCGGCCTGCTGGCTGAAGGCGAAAGCCTGTACTCGGCGCATAACCTGGGCCTGCTGACCCACGTTTATGCCGGTCTGCGTGCGCACAAGCTGTTCCATCGCAATATCGAATACATCGTGCAGGACGGTCAGGTTGTGCTGGTCGACGAACACACCGGTCGTACCATGCCGGGCCGTCGTCTGTCCGAAGGCCTGCACCAGGCCATCGAAGCCAAGGAAAATCTGAACATTCAGGCCGAAAGCCAGACCCTGGCTTCGACCACGTTCCAGAACTACTTCCGTCTGTACAACAAGCTGTCCGGCATGACCGGTACCGCTGACACCGAAGCGTTCGAATTCCACCAGATCTACGGTCTGTCGGTGATGGTTATCCCGCCGAACAAGCCGCTGGCGCGTAAAGACTACAACGACCTGGTGTTCCTCACCGCGGACGAGAAATACGCCGCGATCGTGGCCGACATCAAGGAATGCATGACCCAGGGCCGTCCGGTGCTGGTGGGTACTGCAACGATTGAAACGTCGGAACACATGTCCAGCCTGCTGGTGAAAGAAGGCATCGAACACAAGGTTCTGAACGCCAAGTTCCACGAAAAAGAAGCCGAGATCATTGCCCAGGCCGGTCGCCCAGGCGCACTGACCATCGCCACCAACATGGCCGGTCGTGGTACCGACATCCTGTTGGGCGGTAACTGGGAAGTGGAAGTGGCTTCGCTGGAAGACCCTACACCTGAGCAAATCGCCCAGATCAAGGCCGACTGGCAGAAACGCCATCAGCAAGTGCTGGAGTCCGGCGGCTTGCAGGTAATTGCTTCCGAGCGTCACGAATCGCGCCGTATCGACAACCAGTTGCGTGGTCGTGCCGGTCGTCAGGGTGACGCCGGTTCCAGCCGTTTCTACCTGTCGCTGGAAGACAGCCTGATGCGCATCTTCGCCTCTGACCGGGTGAAGAACTTCATGAAAGCCCTGGGCATGCAGTCCGGTGAAGCGATCGAGCACCGGATGGTGACCAACGCCATCGAGAAGGCCCAGCGCAAGGTTGAAGGCCGTAACTTCGACATTCGCAAGCAATTGCTCGAGTTCGATGACGTCAACAACGAACAGCGTAAAGTGATCTATCACATGCGTAACACGTTGCTGGCCGCCGACAACATTGGCGAAACCATCGCTGACTTCCGTCAGGACGTGCTCAACGCTACCGTCAGCGCGCACATTCCACCGCAATCGTTGCCTGAGCAGTGGGACGTTGCCGGTTTGGAAGCCGCGTTGCAGAGCGACTTCGGTGTGGCGTTGCCGATCCAGAAATGGCTCGACGAAGACGATCACCTGTATGAAGAAACCCTGCGCGAGAAGCTCATGACCGAGCTGCTGGCGGCGTACAACGAGAAAGAAGAGCAGGCGAGCGCCGAAGCGCTGCGCACCTTCGAGAAGCAAATCGTTCTGCGTGTACTCGACGACCTGTGGAAAGACCACCTGTCGACCATGGATCACCTGCGTCACGGCATTCACTTGCGTGGTTATGCGCAGAAGAACCCGAAGCAAGAGTACAAGCGCGAGTCGTACACGCTGTTCTCCGAGCTGCTGGATTCGATCAAGCGCGACTCGATCCGTGTGCTGTCCCACGTTCAGGTTCGCCGCGAAGATCCGGTCGAAGAAGAACAACGCCTGCGTCAGGAAGCCGAAGCACTGGCCGCCCGCATGCAGTTCCAGCACGACGAAGCGCCGGGTCTCGAGCAACCGGAACTGCTCGGTGAAGAGGTCGATGTCGCCCTCGCCACCGCACCGGTACGCAACGATCAGAAGCTGGGCCGTAACGAACTGTGCTACTGCGGTTCGGGCAAGAAATTCAAGCATTGCCACGGGCAGATCCAGTAA
- the argJ gene encoding bifunctional glutamate N-acetyltransferase/amino-acid acetyltransferase ArgJ — protein MAVGLGPLPTLHPVAGFELGIASAGIKRPGRKDVVVMRCAEGSTVAGVFTLNAFCAAPVILAKQRVQGPVRYLLTNTGNANAGTGAPGLAAAERTCAKLAELTGVDASLVLPYSTGVIGEPLPVEKIEGALQAALDDLSVNNWEAAATGIMTTDTLPKGASRQFEHDGVTITVTGISKGAGMIRPNMATMLGYIATDAKVSREVLQNLLLDGANKSFNRITIDGDTSTNDCCMLIATGQAALPEITSASGELFAKLKQAVFEVCMDVAQAIVRDGEGATKFVTVEVNGGGNHQECLDVGYTVAHSPLIKTALFASDPNWGRILAAVGRAGVPDLDVSKIDVFLGEVCIASHGARASTYTEAQGSAVMQQEEITIRIELGRGDCSETIWTTDLSHEYVKINAEYRT, from the coding sequence ATGGCTGTTGGTCTTGGTCCTTTGCCAACGTTGCACCCGGTTGCCGGTTTTGAACTCGGTATCGCTTCGGCCGGCATCAAGCGCCCGGGGCGCAAGGATGTCGTGGTCATGCGCTGTGCCGAAGGTTCCACCGTTGCGGGCGTGTTCACCCTGAACGCGTTTTGCGCCGCGCCCGTGATCCTGGCCAAGCAGCGCGTGCAAGGTCCGGTGCGTTACTTGCTGACCAACACCGGCAATGCCAACGCCGGTACGGGCGCACCTGGCCTGGCCGCTGCGGAGCGCACCTGCGCGAAACTCGCTGAACTGACCGGCGTCGATGCCAGCCTGGTGCTGCCGTACTCCACCGGTGTGATCGGCGAGCCGTTGCCGGTCGAGAAAATCGAAGGCGCGTTGCAAGCCGCTCTTGATGATCTGTCGGTGAACAACTGGGAAGCTGCCGCCACCGGCATCATGACCACCGACACCTTGCCTAAAGGCGCCAGCCGCCAGTTCGAGCATGACGGCGTGACCATCACCGTCACCGGCATCAGCAAAGGCGCGGGCATGATCCGTCCGAACATGGCGACCATGCTCGGCTACATCGCCACCGATGCCAAAGTCTCCCGTGAAGTCCTGCAAAACCTGCTGCTGGACGGCGCCAACAAGTCGTTCAACCGCATCACCATCGACGGCGACACCTCGACCAACGACTGCTGCATGCTGATCGCCACCGGTCAGGCTGCACTGCCGGAAATCACTTCCGCCAGCGGTGAATTGTTCGCCAAGTTGAAGCAAGCGGTGTTCGAAGTGTGCATGGACGTGGCCCAGGCCATCGTGCGTGACGGCGAAGGTGCGACTAAGTTCGTGACCGTCGAAGTCAACGGTGGCGGCAATCACCAGGAGTGCCTGGACGTCGGCTACACCGTGGCGCACTCGCCGCTGATCAAGACCGCGCTGTTCGCCTCCGACCCGAACTGGGGCCGCATCCTCGCCGCCGTCGGCCGTGCTGGCGTGCCGGACCTGGACGTGAGCAAGATCGACGTGTTCCTCGGCGAAGTGTGCATCGCCAGCCACGGCGCCCGCGCCTCGACCTACACCGAAGCCCAGGGCTCGGCGGTAATGCAGCAGGAAGAAATCACCATCCGTATCGAGTTGGGTCGCGGCGATTGCAGCGAAACCATCTGGACTACCGACCTGTCCCACGAATACGTGAAAATCAACGCTGAGTACCGCACCTAA
- a CDS encoding glutathione S-transferase family protein has protein sequence MSLHLIIGDKLLSSWSLRSALALELTGAPYTEELIKLGQPDTRERVLKHSPTGKVPLLKSEHGVIADSLAIAEYLAEQFPDAGLWPKDTAARAQARSACAQMHSGFFALRGNMSFDLSRDEALPSIPPEVQAEIERMLALWAECRATATETGPFLFGRATLADAYFAPIAVRLRTYRVQLPAVAEAYVETIYQWPAFKAWQKAGLEEVGQ, from the coding sequence ATGAGCCTCCACCTGATCATCGGCGACAAACTGCTTTCCTCCTGGTCCCTGCGCAGTGCCCTGGCCCTCGAACTGACTGGCGCTCCCTACACCGAAGAACTGATCAAACTTGGCCAGCCAGACACCCGTGAGCGCGTGCTCAAACATTCGCCGACCGGCAAAGTCCCGCTGCTGAAGTCCGAACACGGCGTCATCGCCGATTCCCTGGCGATTGCCGAGTACCTGGCCGAGCAGTTCCCCGACGCCGGCCTCTGGCCCAAAGACACCGCCGCCCGCGCCCAGGCCCGTTCGGCTTGCGCGCAGATGCACAGCGGTTTCTTCGCCCTGCGCGGCAACATGTCATTCGACCTGAGCCGCGACGAAGCGCTGCCATCGATCCCGCCAGAGGTTCAGGCAGAAATCGAGCGCATGCTGGCGTTGTGGGCTGAATGCCGCGCCACTGCGACCGAAACCGGTCCATTCCTGTTTGGCCGCGCTACTTTGGCGGATGCGTACTTCGCGCCGATTGCCGTGCGTCTGCGCACCTACCGGGTGCAGTTGCCGGCGGTGGCCGAGGCTTACGTCGAAACCATTTACCAATGGCCAGCGTTCAAGGCTTGGCAGAAGGCCGGTCTGGAGGAGGTAGGACAGTGA
- a CDS encoding Nudix family hydrolase has protein sequence MKRVHVAAAVIRDSAGKILIARRADTQHQGGLWEFPGGKVEADESVESAFARELQEELGIVVEAARPLIKVQHDYPDKQVLLDVWEVSAFSGEPHGAEGQPLEWVAPRDLLNYEFPAANQPIVAAARLPAEYLITPEDLETPALLRGIQKAIAGGIKLIVLRAPNGYDPKYRDLAVDAAGLCAGKAQLMIKGPFEWLGDFPSAGWHITAAQLRKYAAAGRPLPASRWLAASCHNAEELALAEQMGVDFVTLSPVQVTQTHPDGQPLGWEQAKALIAGFSKPVFLLGGVGPAERQKAWEIGAQGVAGIRAFWPDSVV, from the coding sequence GTGAAACGAGTACACGTCGCCGCCGCTGTGATCCGTGACAGCGCTGGCAAGATTCTTATCGCGCGCCGTGCCGACACCCAACATCAGGGCGGTTTGTGGGAGTTTCCTGGTGGCAAGGTCGAGGCCGACGAATCGGTCGAATCGGCATTTGCCCGTGAACTTCAGGAAGAGTTGGGCATTGTTGTTGAAGCGGCGCGACCGCTGATCAAGGTTCAGCACGACTACCCCGACAAACAGGTGTTGTTAGATGTCTGGGAAGTCTCGGCATTCAGCGGCGAACCCCACGGCGCCGAAGGCCAGCCGTTGGAATGGGTCGCACCGCGTGACCTGCTGAACTACGAGTTCCCGGCGGCCAACCAACCGATCGTCGCGGCTGCACGGTTGCCGGCGGAGTACCTGATTACCCCGGAAGACTTGGAAACCCCAGCCTTGCTGCGCGGTATCCAGAAGGCGATTGCCGGTGGCATCAAGTTGATTGTGCTGCGGGCGCCCAACGGCTACGACCCTAAATACCGCGACTTGGCGGTGGATGCGGCGGGGCTGTGTGCCGGCAAGGCGCAGTTGATGATCAAGGGGCCGTTCGAGTGGCTGGGTGATTTCCCTTCCGCCGGTTGGCACATCACCGCCGCGCAGTTGCGCAAGTACGCAGCGGCCGGTCGACCGTTGCCGGCGTCGCGCTGGTTGGCGGCGTCCTGCCATAACGCTGAAGAACTGGCGTTGGCCGAGCAGATGGGCGTGGACTTCGTGACCCTGTCGCCGGTGCAAGTGACCCAGACTCACCCTGATGGCCAGCCGTTGGGTTGGGAACAGGCGAAGGCCCTGATCGCCGGTTTCAGCAAACCGGTGTTCCTGCTGGGTGGCGTTGGCCCGGCGGAACGGCAGAAGGCTTGGGAAATCGGGGCGCAGGGTGTGGCGGGGATTCGGGCGTTTTGGCCTGATTCTGTGGTGTAG
- a CDS encoding cob(I)yrinic acid a,c-diamide adenosyltransferase yields the protein MGFRLSKIYTRTGDKGETGLGDGRRVPKDHPRIEAIGEVDTLNSQVGVLLAGLEAQSSAYPSLKEVIEVLAPCQHRLFDLGGELAMPVYQALNAAEIERLEAAIDLWNEELGPLENFILPGGSALIALAHVCRSLARSAERRCQHLNAVEPLAGVGLAYINRLSDLLFVAARLIAKRQGIAEILWQPATKPEV from the coding sequence ATGGGCTTTCGCCTGTCGAAGATTTACACCCGCACCGGCGACAAAGGCGAAACCGGCCTGGGCGATGGCCGCCGCGTGCCGAAGGATCACCCGCGGATCGAGGCGATTGGCGAGGTCGATACGCTGAACAGTCAGGTGGGTGTGCTATTGGCCGGGCTGGAAGCGCAAAGCTCTGCTTATCCGAGCTTGAAGGAAGTGATTGAGGTGTTGGCGCCGTGTCAGCATCGGTTGTTTGACCTGGGTGGTGAACTGGCGATGCCGGTGTATCAGGCGCTGAATGCCGCTGAAATCGAACGGCTGGAAGCGGCGATTGATCTGTGGAATGAAGAGCTGGGGCCGCTGGAGAACTTCATCTTGCCGGGCGGCTCGGCGTTGATTGCCCTGGCTCACGTCTGCCGTAGTCTGGCCCGCAGTGCGGAACGGCGGTGTCAGCATTTGAATGCGGTTGAGCCGCTGGCCGGGGTTGGCCTGGCATATATTAATCGGTTGTCGGATTTGCTGTTTGTGGCGGCGCGGTTGATTGCCAAGCGTCAGGGGATTGCCGAGATTCTTTGGCAGCCGGCGACGAAGCCTGAGGTTTAG
- a CDS encoding sensor histidine kinase: MPLRQRLENLPVGQKLLAALLVLLITVLLVANLTFISAAYYISQESMAPQALQTIGRLVSNPSLVSEALKSPQSAERLLNELNSYSPLRAAALYDGDGVRLAQLQHGEKLKLPERYRHIEAWQATEFRSNQIITLPRPGTEPGHLLLVASSELPVAFYTGTLTASLGILIFSVLLWLVIARQIKRLITRPIHQLEELSRQVTREENYALRASRGNHDEIGSLAEAFNTMLSRIEAREQQLKRARDDSQAAYDQAQGLAEETRHTNRKLELEVQVRSKIEKKLTGFQNYLNSIIDSMPSALIALDEQLYVTQWNQEASALSGTRLDEALNQPIFLAFEPLKPFLPQLKQTVEQHTVAKIERVTWVKDDEAKHYALTFYPLMGGAGRGVVIRIDDITQRLSLEEMMVQSEKMLSVGGLAAGMAHEINNPLGAILHNVQNIRRRLSPDLPKNLEQAEHVGVELETVNQYLKAREVPQLLDGIQQAGARAAKIVTHMLSFSRRSTRQMAPCDLPALIDQAVEIAGNDFDLAIGFDFKGQAIIRQFDPALGPVPGTANELEQVLLNLLKNAAQAIHQREDDREPGRIILRTKLNPPWAEIQVEDNGIGMSENVRKRTFEPFFTTKEIGQGTGLGLSVSYFIITNNHKGQMEVQSTLGQGTCFTLRLPLAGTPLVSQELNQLSR, from the coding sequence ATGCCACTGCGCCAGCGCCTCGAAAACCTCCCTGTCGGCCAGAAACTGCTGGCCGCCCTGCTGGTGCTGTTGATCACCGTCCTGCTGGTCGCCAACCTGACCTTCATCAGCGCCGCGTACTACATTTCCCAGGAAAGCATGGCGCCCCAGGCCCTGCAAACCATTGGCCGGCTGGTGTCGAACCCAAGCCTGGTGTCCGAGGCGTTGAAGTCGCCACAAAGCGCCGAGCGCCTGCTCAATGAACTCAACAGCTACTCGCCATTGCGCGCAGCGGCGCTGTATGACGGCGACGGCGTGCGCCTGGCGCAGTTGCAGCACGGCGAAAAACTCAAGCTGCCGGAACGCTATCGGCATATCGAAGCGTGGCAAGCCACGGAGTTTCGCAGCAATCAAATCATCACCCTACCCCGCCCCGGCACCGAACCGGGCCATTTGCTGCTGGTGGCGAGCAGCGAACTGCCGGTGGCGTTCTACACCGGCACCCTGACCGCGAGCCTCGGCATCCTGATCTTCAGCGTGTTGCTGTGGCTGGTAATCGCCCGGCAGATCAAACGCCTGATCACCCGGCCGATCCATCAACTCGAAGAGCTGTCCCGACAGGTCACCCGGGAAGAGAACTACGCGTTGCGCGCCTCTCGCGGCAACCACGATGAAATCGGCAGCCTCGCCGAGGCGTTCAACACCATGCTTTCGCGTATTGAAGCCCGGGAGCAGCAGCTCAAACGCGCCCGGGACGACTCCCAGGCTGCTTATGATCAGGCCCAGGGGCTGGCGGAAGAAACCCGTCACACCAACCGCAAGCTGGAACTGGAAGTCCAGGTGCGGAGCAAGATCGAGAAGAAACTCACCGGTTTCCAGAACTACCTCAACAGCATCATCGACTCGATGCCTTCAGCGCTGATCGCCCTCGATGAGCAGCTCTACGTCACCCAGTGGAATCAGGAGGCCAGCGCCCTGTCCGGCACGCGTCTGGATGAAGCGCTGAACCAGCCGATCTTTCTCGCGTTCGAACCGCTCAAACCGTTCCTGCCGCAACTCAAGCAAACCGTCGAGCAACACACGGTGGCCAAGATCGAGCGGGTGACCTGGGTCAAGGACGATGAAGCCAAGCACTACGCCCTGACCTTCTACCCATTGATGGGCGGCGCAGGGCGTGGCGTGGTGATCCGGATCGACGACATCACCCAGCGCCTGTCCCTGGAAGAAATGATGGTGCAATCGGAAAAAATGCTCTCGGTCGGCGGCCTCGCTGCCGGCATGGCCCACGAAATCAACAACCCGCTGGGTGCGATCCTGCACAACGTGCAAAACATTCGCCGGCGGCTGTCGCCGGACCTACCGAAAAACCTTGAGCAAGCCGAACACGTCGGCGTCGAACTGGAAACGGTCAACCAGTACCTGAAAGCGCGAGAAGTGCCGCAGTTGCTCGACGGCATCCAGCAGGCCGGTGCGCGGGCGGCGAAAATCGTCACGCACATGCTCAGTTTCAGCCGCCGCAGCACCCGCCAGATGGCGCCGTGCGACCTGCCGGCGTTGATTGATCAAGCGGTGGAAATCGCCGGTAACGACTTTGACCTGGCGATCGGTTTCGACTTCAAGGGCCAGGCGATCATTCGTCAGTTCGACCCGGCGCTGGGTCCGGTGCCGGGCACGGCCAACGAATTGGAGCAGGTGCTGCTAAACCTGTTGAAAAACGCCGCCCAGGCAATTCATCAGCGCGAAGATGACCGCGAACCGGGGCGAATCATCCTGCGCACCAAGCTCAATCCACCGTGGGCGGAAATCCAGGTCGAAGACAACGGCATCGGCATGAGCGAAAACGTGCGCAAACGCACCTTCGAGCCGTTCTTCACCACCAAGGAAATCGGCCAGGGCACCGGCCTCGGGCTGTCCGTTTCGTATTTCATTATCACCAACAACCACAAGGGCCAGATGGAAGTGCAATCGACCCTCGGCCAGGGCACCTGCTTCACCTTGCGCCTGCCGTTGGCGGGCACCCCGCTCGTCTCCCAAGAACTCAATCAGCTATCGAGGTAA
- a CDS encoding putative 2-dehydropantoate 2-reductase, which yields MSMTWHVLGAGSLGTLWATRLARAGVPVRLIVRDEQRLQAYRAAGGLTLVEHGEAKLYEIPGETSDSDEPINRLLVACKAYDAVQAVARLAPRLAPGAELILLQNGLGSQDAVAAQVPQARCISASSTEGAFRDGDWRVVFAGHGYTWLGDAGHPVAPIWLEDLTAAGIPHEWTTDILTRLWRKLALNCAINPLTVLHDCRNGGLQQHHCEVATLCAELTELLERCGQPAAAEHLQQEVERVIQATAANYSSMYQDVANQRRTEISYLLGHVCRVAARHQLNLPHLNQLEARLTAHLHSLGLPSD from the coding sequence ATGTCCATGACCTGGCATGTCCTGGGCGCCGGAAGCCTTGGCACCTTGTGGGCTACCCGCCTGGCGCGGGCCGGCGTTCCGGTTCGGTTGATTGTGCGCGACGAGCAACGCTTGCAGGCGTATCGAGCGGCCGGTGGCCTGACACTGGTGGAACACGGCGAAGCAAAACTCTATGAGATCCCCGGCGAAACATCCGACAGCGATGAGCCGATCAATCGCCTGCTGGTGGCCTGCAAAGCCTACGACGCCGTGCAAGCCGTGGCCCGCCTGGCGCCGCGCCTTGCGCCCGGTGCCGAACTGATTCTGTTGCAGAACGGCCTCGGCAGCCAGGATGCGGTCGCCGCGCAAGTGCCGCAGGCCCGTTGTATCAGTGCGTCGAGCACTGAAGGCGCGTTTCGTGATGGCGACTGGCGTGTGGTGTTCGCCGGCCACGGTTACACCTGGCTGGGGGATGCCGGCCATCCGGTGGCGCCGATCTGGCTGGAAGACCTGACGGCTGCTGGCATTCCCCACGAATGGACTACGGACATCCTCACCCGCCTGTGGCGAAAACTCGCGCTCAACTGTGCGATTAATCCACTGACCGTGCTGCACGATTGCCGTAATGGCGGTTTGCAGCAGCATCATTGCGAAGTGGCCACCCTCTGCGCCGAGCTGACCGAACTGCTGGAGCGTTGCGGGCAACCGGCCGCCGCCGAACATCTGCAACAGGAAGTCGAACGGGTGATCCAGGCCACCGCCGCCAATTACTCGTCGATGTACCAGGATGTGGCCAATCAGCGCCGCACCGAAATCAGCTATCTATTGGGCCACGTCTGCAGAGTCGCGGCGCGGCACCAGTTGAACCTGCCGCATCTCAATCAACTTGAAGCCCGGTTAACCGCGCATCTGCACAGCCTTGGATTGCCCAGCGACTGA
- a CDS encoding YajQ family cyclic di-GMP-binding protein has protein sequence MPSFDVVSELDKHEVTNAVENAVKELDRRYDLKGKGTFEFKEKDLTVNLTAEADFQLEAMIEILKLSLVKRKIDVQCLEVKDAYASGKLMKQEAVLKEGIDKELAKKIVAHVKDAKLKVQASIQGEQVRITGKKRDDLQEAIAALRAKTFDMPLQFNNFRD, from the coding sequence ATGCCGTCGTTCGACGTGGTATCCGAACTGGACAAACACGAAGTCACCAACGCGGTCGAGAACGCCGTCAAGGAACTCGATCGTCGTTATGACCTGAAAGGCAAGGGCACCTTCGAGTTCAAGGAAAAGGACCTGACCGTCAACCTGACCGCTGAAGCCGACTTCCAGCTCGAAGCGATGATCGAGATCCTCAAGCTGTCCCTGGTCAAGCGCAAGATCGACGTGCAGTGCCTTGAGGTCAAGGACGCCTACGCTTCGGGCAAGCTGATGAAGCAGGAAGCCGTCCTCAAGGAAGGCATCGACAAAGAGCTGGCGAAGAAAATCGTCGCTCACGTCAAGGACGCCAAGCTCAAGGTCCAGGCCTCCATCCAGGGCGAGCAGGTGCGCATCACCGGCAAGAAGCGCGACGATTTGCAGGAAGCCATCGCGGCCCTGCGCGCCAAGACGTTCGACATGCCGCTGCAGTTCAACAACTTCCGCGACTAA